TGAATTGCAATTCCTTGAGGATGGTTGTATCGGCATGGGAATGCTCGATCAGATACCCTTTATAAACAAAGGAGAGATAAAGATAACTGAACCTACAAAATTGCTTTGTTATACTGATGGATTGGTTGAACTGATGAGCAGCAATAAGGTGCAGTATAATACAGACCAGATCAAGTCGCGTGTGGTCAATGGGGAAAGGATCGATTACAACATTCAGAAAATCATTGAAGATCAATACATTGATGAAGGAAGTACTGCCATTTTCGACGACATTTCTATTATTGGTGTTGAGTTTTATCCCTAATTTGGACAAGCCAAAACCAAATAGGATGCTTTCAAGGAATTTAATGTGTTTACGTTTTGGCTTGTCCAAATTAGCAAGCAAAATTTATGAGACATAATTATATGAAGGTCATGATCTTTTGCAATTATTTTTATCTTTGAAAATTGCCTCATAAATTTTGCCAAAAAAAGCAAGAATTTGACCGGTAAGGTAAAAGCATTTGCCGTTAAGGAAACGGATTTAGAAATACCAGGCAAAAAAACGCGGAGCTTTGGGCCCCGCGTTAATAAACAAACAACCATCCGTAATATGGAACGCAAAAAATTTAAATGTCTTCAATTTTTGATGCCACAATAAAATCATTTTCCGATAAACCCCCGATGGCATGGGTCGCCAGGTCAATGGTCACCTTGCCATAGTAAACATGCAGATCGGGATGATGTTGTTCTTCTTCTGCTATTTCCCCTACTTTGTTTGCAAAGTCAAGCGCTTCCCTGAAATTTTTAAATTTATATGTTTGCCGGATTTGGGTATTGTCAATTACTTCCCATTTGGTATCCAGTTTTTTCAGGTAATTTTTAATATCCTGTGATTTTAAGGGCAGTGTGCCTCCTTCACAGGGTTTGCATTTCTTTTCTTTAAGTTCCATCTCTATTCGCTTTTATGCATTCTACAAAATAAAACTGCTAACAGGCTTTTACATGTTAACAATGGAATAAGGATAAAGTTTAATAAGGTTGTCAGAAAAACCGGTTTTTTTATTCTTATATTTGGCAACTTTTTAGCCCGAATAATTCAAGAATTATTCCTGTCTCCGACAGCGACTAAGATTCACTAAAATTTTTTTCAAAATTTAAGTTCACCTAAGTCGGGGTTAACCTGCATTTTATTCATATTTGTAAAAATTTATGAATAATGCAGGTTAAGAGGGCACCCTCTTTTTATTTATTGTTTTTTTAATCCGGATTTATTAATTTACCAAACCATATGAAGATAAAAGTACTTGAGAACGTATGGATTCCCATGCAGGACGGAACCCATTTGGCTGCCAAAATTTGGATGCCTGAAGATGCAGAGAACCAACCTGTACCTGCAATATTGGAATACATTCCTTACCGTAAGAGAGATTTTAAAGCATTTAGAGACAATGAGATTCATGGTCATTTTGCAGAGCAGGGTTATGCCGGTGTTCGTGTAGACCTGCGTGGAAGTGGTGATTCTGAAGGTATTTTGAGAGATGAATATTTACAGCAGGAACTTGATGATGGTATAGAAGTGATCAAATGGCTTGCCGGTCAGGCATGGTGTACCGGTGATGTTGGAATGATTGGCATTTCCTGGGGCGGTTTTAATGGTCTGCAGATTGCTGCATTGCAACCTCCTGAGCTGAAGGCAGTGATAACCGTAGCATCGTCCGATGACCGCTATGCTGATGATGTGCATTATATGGGCGGTGCGTTACTTACCGACAATCTTTCCTGGGCTTCTACTATGTTTGCTTATAATTCCTGCCCTCCCGATCCGCAGATCGCCGGAGAAAAGTGGAAGGAGATGTGGATCGACCGGCTTGAAGGCAGTGGTTTATGGTTGAAGAAATGGCTGGAACATCAGCGGCGGGACGGATATTGGAAACATGCGTCCGTATGCGAAGATTATTCTGCCGTTCAGTGCCCTGTCTTTGCTGTAAGCGGATGGGCCGACGGCTATACCAATGCCGTATTCCGGTTGATGGAAAATTTAAATGTTCCCAGGAAAGGTCTGATAGGTCCATGGGGACATAAATATCCGCATATGGGAGGCCCGGGACCGATCATCGACTTCCTGAATGAATGCGTGCGATGGTGGGATCAATGGCTCAAGGGTATTGATACTGGTGTAGAGCATGAACCCATGATCCGTGCATGGATGAAGGACACTGTATCTCCTATTTCAGCAAAAAGGCCCGGAAGATGGGTGGGTGAGAAACACTGGCCTTCCCCTGAGATAGAAGAAAGGAATTTGAATATTCTTTCCGGCGAGCTTGATTTTGATATGTCGCAGCAAACCGATACGGTGCTCAGCATTCAAAGTCCTTTGAGTGTTGGGTTATTTGCCGGTAAATGGTGCTCTTATGCTGAAACTACGGATCTTCCCAGCGACCAGCGGGAGGAGGATGGAGGATCCTTGATTTTTGATACCCCGCCGCTTGAAGATGACCTTGAAATTCTGGGTTCACCCAGTGTGGAGCTGGAGCTTTCCTCCAACAAACCCATTGCAACGGTGGCGGTGCGTATATCCGATGTGGCACCCAATGGAAGAGCTACAAGGGTTACGTATGGCTTGCTGAATCTTACACACCGAAACAGCCATGAACACCCTGAAGAACTGGAAGAGCACAAAAAGTATAAGATACAAGTGGATATGAATTATGTAGCACAAAAGTTTCCTGCAGGAAATCAGCTACGTTTGTCCATTTCATCATCATACTGGCCTTTGGCCTGGCCACCACCCGAACCCGCTCGTCTAAAGATCTACCTGGAAAACAGCGCCCTTCAATTGCCTGTCCGCAAGCCCAAAGAAAGTGACGACCACCTCCGGGATCTTGGAAGACCAGGAGAAGGAAGGAAATTGGCGACAACCCTCCTTGTACCCGCACATCGGGAGTGGGAGGTGAAACACAACCTGGCTACGAATGAAGTCAGACTGCATGTGG
The DNA window shown above is from Bacteroidales bacterium and carries:
- a CDS encoding CocE/NonD family hydrolase; the encoded protein is MKIKVLENVWIPMQDGTHLAAKIWMPEDAENQPVPAILEYIPYRKRDFKAFRDNEIHGHFAEQGYAGVRVDLRGSGDSEGILRDEYLQQELDDGIEVIKWLAGQAWCTGDVGMIGISWGGFNGLQIAALQPPELKAVITVASSDDRYADDVHYMGGALLTDNLSWASTMFAYNSCPPDPQIAGEKWKEMWIDRLEGSGLWLKKWLEHQRRDGYWKHASVCEDYSAVQCPVFAVSGWADGYTNAVFRLMENLNVPRKGLIGPWGHKYPHMGGPGPIIDFLNECVRWWDQWLKGIDTGVEHEPMIRAWMKDTVSPISAKRPGRWVGEKHWPSPEIEERNLNILSGELDFDMSQQTDTVLSIQSPLSVGLFAGKWCSYAETTDLPSDQREEDGGSLIFDTPPLEDDLEILGSPSVELELSSNKPIATVAVRISDVAPNGRATRVTYGLLNLTHRNSHEHPEELEEHKKYKIQVDMNYVAQKFPAGNQLRLSISSSYWPLAWPPPEPARLKIYLENSALQLPVRKPKESDDHLRDLGRPGEGRKLATTLLVPAHREWEVKHNLATNEVRLHVANNDPQYRLDDINWAIKKDVTEMYFYKNNNYDTLRGEVTSRRGFRRDDWEAVTITRTILTSTRTHFRIRATLDAYEDDTRVFSKTWDESIPRDMM
- a CDS encoding 4a-hydroxytetrahydrobiopterin dehydratase; this encodes MELKEKKCKPCEGGTLPLKSQDIKNYLKKLDTKWEVIDNTQIRQTYKFKNFREALDFANKVGEIAEEEQHHPDLHVYYGKVTIDLATHAIGGLSENDFIVASKIEDI